The genomic DNA TCAACAGCAGCTTGCTTCTTTAACACTCCAGGAGGCTCCTCTGATTGGTGCTTTCAATCCAAAGAAAGGCGAACTTGTCCTTGCACAGTTTAGTGCAGATAATTCCTGGAACCGAGCAATGGTGAGAGTGACATCATTTTTCCACACATCTTACTATGTCTTTCCTTTATCTGCATGCACGGTACAAAACTTTTATCTATGTTATTTCTCTGATGGCTTTTGAAATTTTCTTGTCATTACTTGAAGATTGTAAATGCTCCTCGCGGTGTTGTTGAATCTCCGAAGGACAAATTTGAAGTGTTCTACATTGACTATGGGAATCAAGAACTGGTTTCGTTCAGTCAATTGCGACCACTTGATTCTTCAGTGTCCTCGTCACCTGGCCTTGCGCAGCTGTGCAGTCTTGCTTATGTGAAGGTTCCGAGTCTGGAGGAAGATTATGGGCAGGAGGCTGCTTTTAGTCTAAGTGAGCACACACTAAGTGGTCCGAAAGAGTTCAAGGCTGTAGTTGTAGAGAGAGATGCTTCTGGAGGAAAAGTCAAAGGACAAGGAACCGGGACTATCCTTATGGTAACTTTGATTGATGAGGAAGCCAATGAGAGTTTAAATTCCCGCATGTTGAAGGTATGTTCCAATTGCAAATTTGGTGGTTgattataattataaatacaaACAATGTACGCTACCACACACATATTTTTTTTGAAACCATGGATTTTCAATGTTCTTACTTTtgctaaaaatgatttttaatcaTCTACAATTGTTTTAAAGTTAGATTTGGATTGTCAACTAGCTCTACATTTTAAAATGTATTTTACTCGCGAACTTCCCTCAATGCAAGTTATATAGCTGTTGCATTTGTTCAACTTTTTGTTTCATATTGTAAGGGAGGAACTCCCTTCTGCATGTCGCCATTTTTTTTACAGTATTTTACATGTAACATTTTGCAGGATGGACTTGCTAGATTGGAGAAGCGGAGGAGATGGGAGCCGGTAGAAAGAAAGCAGGTCATTGACGAATTGGAAAAAGACCAGGAAGAAGCTCGTACTAAGAGGCTAGGCATGTGGGAGTATGGAGATATCATGTCCGATGATGAGGACAGTGCCCCGGTAAAGAAAACCGCTGGCAAGAGGTGAATATGGTTTTCAAACAACCAAAATAATCTAGATGAGAACAATATAGGATGGAAAGATGCTATAGCCTATAAGAGAACTATGAAGGGATATTATGTTAAAGTTTTTTTTTTGGGAAACGTTGTTAGATCATTAGAAAACAGTTTTGGTTTTTCTTTCCTTTCCTATGTGTTATTACATACACATAATCATCCCTAATAAGGATACATCTGCCGGTTTCTATAAAGTTAAAGAATTTGGGATTTGACTATCTGTGATTTTACTGTAGAATTGTTTCTTGGATCAGTTGTGATTTAACTCTCTGTGATTTCACTGTAGAAAGAATTGTCACCTTGGGATCAGTTGTTGATCTCATGGAGTTAATTACTTTTTTACGGTATGGATTACAAGAGTTAATTTACTCTTTCACAGTGGATTACAATTATTGGTTTGTAACTGTTTGTTTCTACCTACCCAAATCCTTCCTTTGTTTTCTCGAAAAAATGTTTCTGAAAAAATGTTTTTCGAAATTTTTGGCTTATTTGATATCTGGGAAAAAAAGTTCAAGAATGATGTCTTTTTAGTGTTTGTTTGATTTTTCTAGTTCAAGACTGATGTCTTTTTAGTGCTTGTTTGATTTTTCTAGTTCTTTTTAGTGCTTGTTTGATTTTTCTAGTTCAAGACTGATGTCTTTTTAGTGCTTGTttgattttttgaaaatatttttcagaTAATTATATATTTGTTTGATCTTTAGACAACCAAAATTATTTTTCAAAGAAGATATGTTTTTTCGAGTGAAGTCTAGATTtttgaaaaatgacttttcctcTTTGGTGTGAAACATTTTCCAAATACTTTTTCACCTTTTTCCTTCATGGAAAGATAATTAAAAGTGTTttcgagaaaataaaataataataaaatattttctgaaaattaagCTATATTTTGACAAATATATGTTGTTTTGAGCATTCTAATGTGTTTATATACATACAATTTTTCAATGTACTCTGAAACTATTTTTTATTGTTTCAAATTTTCATCATGGGGTTAAACTTTTTGGGGATTTTCTAAAATACtgttatttttaaaattattttcaaatctagtttctaaattttattttcaaaaatataattcGCAATTTGTTATGtatcttttattttatttttttcaaagtTATTTATAAGATTGATTCGGTTGCAAACTTAAAACGTAACTAACACGacattaaaattaaaattttcaaaatttgaaaCTATATTGCATAATATGCTGCAAACTGAATTTTTGATACATGTGATTAAGTTGCATAATCGTATCTTTATATTTTTAGCTTATTTTTTATGTAAAGTTAACAAAAGTCAcaatattctgaaaaattggTCAATTTTAACGTTCAACTATTAATGAAGTATTCTCTGAGATATCCGACGATTTAGTGAGATACCCAATTGACATGGACTCTTCAATTGATTAAACTTGATCATTtttttcagaataattattttagttatttttttttaaatataattatttttgtCATCATTTCCCGCAATTTCTCATTATCGTTGTccttaaaatataaaatattcaATAAAACTTTTGGCTGAGGCTGGAGTTATAAACACAGGGAAAGCAATTTTCCTTTCTCCTTTCTGGTAGTAGATATTTCAGGATGAATGATTCATTCAAATATCCACTAATGAGCATTTCCATAATTAGCTGAAAGTAGCAGACCTTGCTATATACTGTATCTGGTTCGAAACTCAGCTCGCTCGAATAACGTACATGTGAACGCGCTTACACACATACAAAACTGAGACTAGAACCATACCGTATGAGTAGAGGCAAATAGCTGCCAAGAAGATGACTTGAGCCTATTAACGGTAAGAAATGTATGGGAGGATATTCTGTTGAGTTCAATCCAAGTGCGATTTATTCTATAATTAAAGCTACAATATAGATTGTAGAGCTAGATTTAGAAAATGTCTAATAAAATAAAGAAAGCTAAAACAAAGAGGGAAATGTTTTTGAAAAATGAAAGTTCAATTTACACACATCACAATTAAATCTTCGTGGCCCGCCATTACATATATAAAATCACAAATGACACAACGCCATTATATATACAAAGTCACAAATAACACTTATAAAAGAAGTATAACAAATAGATATCGATATTGTTGAGGCATTCCAATAGCATCTTCAACTTATACATTAtgtaaaattataaaaaaagTATAACAAATAGATATCGATATTGTTGAGGCATTCCAATAGCATCTTCAACTTATACATTATGTAAAATCAGGGCTGTCTCCGGGATTTCGGAGGCAGGGGCGGACCTACAGCCTTGTTTGTGGATTCCGAGGCACCCACTGGGCTTCCTGCCAAGTCCATTAgcctttaaaaaattattaaggAACCCCTTAAACTTTGTTAAGAAATCCACTACACCTCAAACCCACTACTATATAAGCTCATTAGCATTAGGTATAAAGTATAAATATTGTCTATCTAAAAAATCAGTATATCACACCATTCAGTCACCAACGCAAATAACAGGGAAACAAAAAAGCACAAAACAAAAACACTGCCTCGGACTTGGTGTGTGTTGACTCCCTCCCTGATCTCCGAAGTCTGGAGCTGAAGCCAAGTGTCAAAAATCGAAAGATCTTTTTGCACTCTTTTCTCTTTTCGTCTCCTTCCACTCTTACTTTGGATCTATAACCTCTCAAGTAAGcaatttctaaattttgtatTTATCTATTTTCGattcttttttttctttgaaaTCAAAAATATGATATCCTAATTGTTAATTGTTATTGTGATACATTGTTAGTTTGCTAGTtgcttaattaattaattattaattagattaaaattgtttaataatttgaatgtgtaattagttaattgattaattcaaaTTTACTTATTTGTTTTACACAATGGAAagatattttaaaagaaaattaccCTCAACATCGGAACCATCTCATATTGATAGTAATGTTGAACCCGTTATCAATGCATCCTCGAGAGAAAATGTCAATGTGCCTCAATCTTGTTCTACTCCTTTGATGCCTAAATTAATTGATTTGAACGAATTTTCTCCGGATCCACATGATAGAAAAAGAATTTTAGACTATCATCCAAATCAAAGAGATGAAATTAGAAGGGCATATATACTTAGAGGGCCTTGTAGACCGGATGGGTTTATATATCCAACAACGATGATAGGAGCTGAGACGTTTTAATCCTCAATGGTTTGAAAGTTATGATTGGTTGGAGGATAGTGTTAAAGTTGATAGAGTCTTTTGTTTGCCTTGTTACTTATTTAATGATCATGTTAGAACACAAGTTGGGGGTGATACATTTATTTTCAAAGGTTTTGGtggttggaataaaatgcaagaAAGGCTTAAAGCTCATATTGGGGAAGTTGGTAGTGTTCATAGTAAAACAATTAAAAATTATGATGCTCTGATTTGTTGCATTTGACTCATTGCAGTTGATGAGGTTAGTTGATTTTCATCCTAGTGACTTTAGTTCTATGAAAAGGATGGCATTGGAGCATGAACTTATCATGTATATTGATAATGTGAAAGACGACAAAAGATTTGCTCATTTGAATGGGATTAGTGATCTTGCTAAATTGATGGTCCAAACACGGAAGCATTTATCTTATCCTTTAATCTATCGTTTGCTAAAACTTACTTTGGTTTTGCCCGTTGCGACTGCAACCGTGGAGATGTGCTTTTCTGCAATGAAACTTGTGAAGTCGGATTTGCGCAACCAAATTGGTGATGTATTTTTAAGTGATTGTCTTGTTTCGGCTATTGAGAAAGAAGCGTTTGCCAATGTTAGTAATGATGATGTAATAAATCATTTTCAAAAGATGAAAACGCATATGGAACGactataaaatataaaaatatttctTATTTATATAAATTCCGTACTTTTTCATTGTTATTGTCTTCGTTAATATTTATATAAGGAACCCACTGGCAAAATTTCTTGGGTCCGCCACTGTTCGGAGACCCTAGTATTTTGAACAAAAATCTAAAATTTGATGAACTAAAATCACATGAAAAATTTGCAGTAGTAAAAATAATTCTTAACTAATAAATAAAGTATAAAATAGTTCAAGTTAAATCTAAGAAGCTATTATTCTTCTTACTTTTGAATGTGCAAATTCTCTAATTAAATCACCAAAATCTAATTTAGCCAACATTTGATTCTCAACAGACAACAGAGCTAAGCCGTTCAATCTCTCTTGTGACATAGTTGATCGAAGATAATTCTTTATCAACTTCAGCTTAGAGAAACTT from Apium graveolens cultivar Ventura chromosome 5, ASM990537v1, whole genome shotgun sequence includes the following:
- the LOC141659131 gene encoding uncharacterized protein LOC141659131; the protein is MALEHELIMYIDNVKDDKRFAHLNGISDLAKLMVQTRKHLSYPLIYRLLKLTLVLPVATATVEMCFSAMKLVKSDLRNQIGDVFLSDCLVSAIEKEAFANVSNDDVINHFQKMKTHMERL